From Zea mays cultivar B73 chromosome 3, Zm-B73-REFERENCE-NAM-5.0, whole genome shotgun sequence:
AGGGGGTAACCAGAGGCCGCCGTTGGAGGCGACGGGAGCCGCCGGCGCAACCCATGGCGgggttgcgttggagtcctccttAAGCAATTGCGGCACACTTCTTTCTATGGTTTGGTAAGCTCAGAATCAGAATCCATGTCTAGAATCTTCTCACCAGTCACCGCCATTTGACAAGGGGTTTTCAAACCGGAAATTAACTTCCCTTGCTCCTGGCATGTGCCCAAGAAAACTTTTCCAGACCTGCTCCTTTGACCGGCATTGTTGAGCTAGCTGGAAAGGCGTTGGCCGGCTGTCCCTCGTTGAActataattttttttctttttaggtCACGGGCGTTCATATCGTCATATGTGTGTACACACGCATCATGAGTCATCTTAGTAGACGCTGGACAGATCCCAAGCTATTAGTGGTTTAGCTTTCCCTAAACAAGATAGCTGTTTGACTAGTCGTAGATTCCGTCAAGGAAATCTTGACAACTTTGCTCTGAACCTGTCACCTtatttatctatctgtttatctgAAGTTTCCAGAGGTTCTTTTCCTTTAATCCTTTATCCTACTAATTTAGGTAGATGCTCTCTGATATTTGTCTTCTGCATTCACCTAGCTAGATTATTTGAAGGGCACCCAAATATCTTATTGTTAAGGCGTTGTTCGGTTATTTCATTGGAATGTATTCAAATAGATTGAAATGGATTTTGACTTGTTATAGATTTAAACCGAGTCAAGTCCACCAATCTACATGGATTAACGGTGAAACGAACAAGCTCTTAAGTTGGCTTAGCTACAAAGACGTAATTTGTCAACTTCCTCTTCTAACTAATCGTTAAAATTTTAGTCCCAGATTCGCTGTGCACTCTAACAAGCGGTGTCAGATTCCATAGTAAAAAAAAAAGCTGAAAAATCCCATGGGTCACATGGTGATGGGGGACCTGCTGCATACTCAAACACTCGACCAGTCTTCAAATGCTATTTGTGCACCCTTTTTTTATTATATGCATCAAGAAAGTGATTGTTCTGTACACCTTACCTGGCGTACCTGCTTACTCATATTAAGTTCTTTATACTTGAACCCGTTTCCTTTTGCTTGTGAATGCGTAGTTGACTCTctgagcatgcatgcatgcataagAAGCAAGAGCCTTCGACGGACATGAAAGCTGCACGTACACAAATAAACACCGACACCAGACGAATGTGACTGGAAGAGATGGAAGCTATCGTGTGCGCAACGCATGGAGCCATGGCCTCCTTGCTGTGGAAGCTAGGTACCTTGCTCTCTGACGAGCACAGGCTTCTTAGCAGCGTGAAGGTGGATATGGTGTCCCTGAAAGCCGAGGTCGAGGGCATGCATGCTTTCCTGAAGAAGATGTCGGAGGTGGAGGACCCCGACGAGCAGTCCAAGTGCTGGATGCAGGAGGTTCGGGAGCTGTCCTACGACATCGAGGACAACATCGACAGCTTCATGCTCACTCTCGGCTCTTGTACTGAGTCCAGCAGCAAACCTAGAGGCTTCAAGGGGTGTGTTGCTAGGTTCTTGAACTTGTTCGCAGGTGCTAAGGCACACCATTGGGCTGCCAAGGAGATCCAACGTCTCAAACGACAGGCTGTAGAGGCTAGCGATCGGCGTGGGAGGTACAGCCACAGGGTTGGTGATGCTGTTGCTGTCCCCAGATCGAGTAGAACAAGCATAGACCCTCGCTTGCCGGCGCTGTACGCTGAGACGACAAGGCTCGTTGGCGTTGATGGCCCAAGGAACAGACTTATCAAGCTGCTGACGACAGAAAGAGAGGGCACAGTGACAGAGCTGAATGTATTCTCCATAGTTGGGTCTGGTGGGCTTGGGAAGACCACTCTTGCCAGTGAAGTGTACCGGAGGCTCGAAGCGCAATTTGATTACAGAGCTTTCGTATCAGTGTCACAGAACCCTGAtatgaagaagatattgaggcatATACTCTGCCACCGAGGGTGTGGCGGCAGCGAGGAATGGGATGAGCAGCAACTCATCCACGCCGTAAGAGAGTTCCTCCAGGATAAGAGGTATGCATGCATCGTATATCTGAATCCTTCTCATGGCAATCTTGCTTTGAAGGAATATTATCTCTCTGCAGCTTCAACTCGTCAGCAGGGACATGCTTTGATTAATTTGTGCAAATTCGTGCTAGGTACTTTGTTGTCATTGACGATATATGGAGCACATCAGCATGGAGGATTATCAGATGTGCTTTTCCTGAAAACAACTGTTCCAGTAGGATACTGACAACTACTCGCATCGTCACAGTTGCTAAGTACTGTTGCTCTCCTCACCTTGACCGTGTGTATGCACTGCAGCCTCTCGATGCAGCTCACTCTGAGAGCTTATTTTTAAGTAGGATTTTTGGTTCCGAAGGTAGATGTCCTCTCCATCTGAAAGAAGCTTCCGACAAAATACTGAAGAGATGTGGTGGCCTACCACTGGCAATCGTCACAGTCGCTAGCCTATTGGCCACTAAGGGTATCACAAAAGAGGAATGGGAGAAGACGCTCAAGTCCATTGGTTCAGCACTTGAGATTCAAGATACAGACGTGGAAGAGATGAAGAAGATTCTTCTGATCAGCTACAACGATCTCCCCTACCACTTGAAGACATGCTTGTTGTATCTAGGCGTGTTTCCTGAAGACTATGAGATCAAGAGGGACCGGTTGATAAGAAGGTGGGTCGCTGAAGGCTTTATCACCGCAGAAGGTGGACAAGACATGGAGGAGATAGGAGAATGCTATTTCAACGACCTTATCAACAGGAGCATGATCCAGCCTGTTGGCATTCAGTGTGATGGTCGCGCCGACGCTTGCCGTGTCCATGACATGGTTCTTGATCTCATCGTATCCAAATCAGCCGAAGAAAACTTTCTAACCTTGTGTGGTGACGGGGATCACAGGATGGCGCGACGAGATAAGGCTCGTCGGCTATCCATCAACTACCATGCCCGGGATGGTATTGTAGTGCCAGAGAATATGGTCGTTTCTAATGTTCGATCCCTCACAATCTTTGGGCACGCTGAGGACATGTCTGCTCTTTCCAACTTCCTGTTCTTGAGGGTTCTAGATCTAGAAAACAGGGTGGTGCTGGAATACAATTACCTTAGGCACATAGGCAGGCTACGTCAGCTGAGGTATCTCCGACTCAGTTCAAGAAGAATAGCTGCGCTCCCTGAACAGATAGGAGACCTACAGAACTTGCAGACCTTGGATCTGAGGTGGACAAGGCTGAAAAGATTGCCACGGAGCGTTGTTCTGCTACGCCGACTGACATGCTTGCTGGTCAACAGTTTAGAATTGCCCGAAGGGATTGGGAACATGCAAGCTCTGCAGGAATTGTCAGAGATCGAAATCAATCGTCACACACCAGTGTCTTCCTTGCTGGAACTGGGCAAGCTGACGAATTTGAGAATCCTTGGGATAAACTGGTGCATCATCGACGCAGATCATGATGCAAGAAAGGTCCACGCGGACAGTTTGGTTACGTCCCTCTGCAAGTTAGGCGTGCTCAGCCTTCGGTCGATACAGATCCAGAGCTACCACACCTGTTCTCTGGACTTCTTGCAGGATTCTTGGTTCCCACCTCCTCGCCGCCTCCAGAAATTCGACATGTCCATAGATTACCATTTCCCCCGAACCCCGAAGTGGATGGTCTCGCTGGAGTACCTCAGCTACCTGGACATATACCTCACTCCGGTGGACGAGGAGTCGTTCCGAACCCTGGGGGACCTGCCGTCCCTGCTGTTCCTCTGGATATCCTCGAGAGAGGCCAGGCCTGGAGAAGGCGTCGCTGTCGGCAGCCACGGTTTCCGTTGCCTCAGGGAGTTCTACTTCACCTGCTGGGAAGTCGGGACCGGGCTGGCTTTCGAACCGGGGGCCATGCCGGCGCTCGAGAAGCTCCGGATCCCATGCAACGCGCGTGGCGCGTGCTCTTCGCATGCCGGTGTTCGGGATCTCGGAATCGGGCGCCTCTCCTCCTCCCTGAGGCACCTCCAGGTTGAGATCGTTTGCCGTGGCGCGAGGCTCCAGGAAGTGGAGGCCGTGGAGGAAGCTGTCCGGAACGCCGCCAGCGAGATTTCTGACGAGCTCTTCCTTGGCGTGAGTAGGTGGGATGAAGAAGAGATCTTGAAGGACGAGGAGCATAAGCTAGAGGAAGCGGAGGCATAACCCGATGATGAGGAAGCGGAGGCATTTGAAGTTTTTCTCTAATCCTTGGCAATGTCATTTGCAGAAGGAACAGAAGGTTGATACGGGCTACCAATACCATTGCCAATTCGCAGTTGCCCTTCGAATCATCCGACCAACCTTTCTCAATGCTCCCACACGTTTTCTTAGAATGCGTATGTAGGAGTTCGAGGACTTTTTGCCAGTGGAATACTGGACATTCGTCAGTTCACGGTTTTTTGCATGCATAAACTGAATTGTACTTGCTAGGGAGTAGTGTAGGGACATGATAAACTGGATAAGTAAAAGCAGAGCATTGCAGCCCGCAATAAGAACGTGTGCTCCGTAAAAAAAACACCATCACCTGAATCTGCAGTGTTCGAATTTCGAAATGATGAACAGTTCCTGGTTCCCAAAACAAGGAAGAATTCGTGTGCCACCGTAACAAAAAAAAATCTTCATTGTCTTAACTAGCCTTCTTTTGTTCAGGTCTCCATTTTTTTAGAGTAAATGAATATAACATACAAGTTGTTTCTTGTGATATCCTAGCACTAGTCGATTGTGTGATATCATGGTCCAAGACTTAATAGGATTGATAGGATACTCATAGATTAAGTGTGCTTGACCTAGAGCAATCTTGGGATGTGTGACCGACTAGAAAGTCttctcgggtgcacatgagtgaggatAAAGTGCATACAAAAGATTTTGCGTTGGTATGTGGGGATGATCTATGATCCTAGAGGGCTACTAGGAATAAGTACTGCTGGTCTAGGAGTGGACgggtgttacaaatggtatcaaAGCCGACCTCGAGGTTTCATGCGTGTGTGGGGGTTATGGGTTCGAGTATATGGCGTATGGCACATGTGGGtttagagtggtcacatggcatggcatacaacgac
This genomic window contains:
- the LOC103650543 gene encoding disease resistance protein RGA5, giving the protein MEAIVCATHGAMASLLWKLGTLLSDEHRLLSSVKVDMVSLKAEVEGMHAFLKKMSEVEDPDEQSKCWMQEVRELSYDIEDNIDSFMLTLGSCTESSSKPRGFKGCVARFLNLFAGAKAHHWAAKEIQRLKRQAVEASDRRGRYSHRVGDAVAVPRSSRTSIDPRLPALYAETTRLVGVDGPRNRLIKLLTTEREGTVTELNVFSIVGSGGLGKTTLASEVYRRLEAQFDYRAFVSVSQNPDMKKILRHILCHRGCGGSEEWDEQQLIHAVREFLQDKRYFVVIDDIWSTSAWRIIRCAFPENNCSSRILTTTRIVTVAKYCCSPHLDRVYALQPLDAAHSESLFLSRIFGSEGRCPLHLKEASDKILKRCGGLPLAIVTVASLLATKGITKEEWEKTLKSIGSALEIQDTDVEEMKKILLISYNDLPYHLKTCLLYLGVFPEDYEIKRDRLIRRWVAEGFITAEGGQDMEEIGECYFNDLINRSMIQPVGIQCDGRADACRVHDMVLDLIVSKSAEENFLTLCGDGDHRMARRDKARRLSINYHARDGIVVPENMVVSNVRSLTIFGHAEDMSALSNFLFLRVLDLENRVVLEYNYLRHIGRLRQLRYLRLSSRRIAALPEQIGDLQNLQTLDLRWTRLKRLPRSVVLLRRLTCLLVNSLELPEGIGNMQALQELSEIEINRHTPVSSLLELGKLTNLRILGINWCIIDADHDARKVHADSLVTSLCKLGVLSLRSIQIQSYHTCSLDFLQDSWFPPPRRLQKFDMSIDYHFPRTPKWMVSLEYLSYLDIYLTPVDEESFRTLGDLPSLLFLWISSREARPGEGVAVGSHGFRCLREFYFTCWEVGTGLAFEPGAMPALEKLRIPCNARGACSSHAGVRDLGIGRLSSSLRHLQVEIVCRGARLQEVEAVEEAVRNAASEISDELFLGVSRWDEEEILKDEEHKLEEAEA